The nucleotide sequence GTCTAGCCTCCATGAATGGCCTCGGTcccctatacctgaaggagcgtctccacccccattgttcagcctggacactgagatccagcgccgagggccttctggcggttccctcattgcgacaggtgaggttacagggaaccagacagagggccttttcggtagtggcgcccaccctgtggaacacgcttccatcagatgtcaaagaaataagcagctatcctatttttaagagacatctgaaggcagccctgtttagggatgtttttaatatctaacgctgtattgttttaacattcgtttgggagccacccagagtggctggggaagcccagccagatgggcggggtacaaattaataataataataataataataataataataataataataataattgttattattgttattattatgaagtacttgctgagactgaaggtccccacctatCCACAGCTGCTGTCAGGaggctgtcagcggctcctggctggttgcccaagaaagtataaagacaagggaaagtttcttaatgtccttttttatttcaattcttacagagagaggctatagaacccagcctctgataatggcattgtcccgagtgaatttGCCCCCCCTCCCGTCTCTCCCATGTTCTTATTTGTCATTCTCATTGTCTCCTCTGCGGGTGCCagtaagtgccctctgtctttgagctctttgctctcctacttttaaggcttgcctggttctgggagatggatggcctggaatgctttctaatgacaacatttcagctgggtgttgttccagCTACCCCATGATTTCTctgcttttcccctcatctgcctctgagctgctacctccctaaaacccctgttgtaaatctatactgtcttcctcttcctcctccctgaaagggtcaggatggggatgcggtctccaccattcctccactgcccagtccctgacagctgcctaagttccctcctctccagggtttttatCCAAGCGATTGGAGACTGAGTCTGCACGTTACCaaccttttcatgcctcttctggttctgggagaggggggtcgGGGGCAGGAGAGGTAGTCACAGCAGGAGGGTGAGGCATCCCCGACTCTtccccagcctgactcatctctgcatcttggtctccctcctcttgcttcagcttctgcctctgattctggacttctctctgccacaaactcCCCCAGCTCAcgaagccctgttacccctttgGCTCCCAACACCatcccagtcttctctctctgaccactcattgttatCCCATCAACACTCCCTCGGAGCTTTCTTTCCTTGGGGggtccccagctggttccttccaccattcctctgcatccaaccggTCCATGAcaccctggcatctctaggtagggctgggaatacccCCTgcctgacaatactgagctaaatggatgcctagtctgactcagtataaggcagcttccttttttCCATTGGTAGTGATATATGAATTATAATAAATTCATGTGAATATTTAATGTTTCATGAGTTCTTTTGATTCTTTGCTGCAACGTCTGCCTTATTGCTGCCATGGTATTATCCCTATTTCATCAGCAGTGCCATAACTATGCAGATTTGAGGATGGAGCCTTGCTGCAGAAACTTAGTGTGTTCCAGCCCTGAAACAATGAACAGGTTAAATGTTTTAGCCCACCCCCAACTGCTGTTTGCTCTCATCCTAAATGCAGCTGCTCTCtgcatgtgatggcctgggagtcagactctgatgctgaacctgagggatcccagcctgcacaggattccccgcctccagaaccagctgagccggggccagggcttgagcctgaaggatccccacctgtgctggttccccaggtgcaggcatcagcagagtctgctctggctcctgatgggagggaggatccattgcctgcaggtgctccactcccagcctcttcagaggaagctgaggcatcccctgggtccagtaacccaccagcctctcctgagctacagaggctcagggcagagaggcgaagggagttaagtgtctgcaggaggagtgctcgcctccaggcccggagaagaggtgagtctccggaggatcgggaccgccctaagcatagggccagataaaagccagccagacccagcccaagttgcgtgagcaacttagttgcaagcgtgtgctcaacctgcaaccttgtgcctgaacctgccttggaccttgacctgctccccgccggactgacctcctttggacccctagacccaggactggacttggacctcgcttcatggacaaacccttggggccagcacactgcaCCTCCCACAGGATGCAAAGGATGTTAAATTGTTTGGTCAAAATGGCCCAGTCAGTTTTACAAACAGTCAAATTTCCCCAAATGCTCCATTCAATTTCAGAAAGCACATAAATGTTTGTCCAACTGCAGCTAGTAGCTGTAGCACAAGAGTGAGGTCAGagcaggttacaggtaggtagccgtgttggtctgctgtagtcgaaacaaaataaaaaataatttaaaaaaattcttccagtagcacattagagaccaattaagtttgttcttggtatgagctttcatgtgcatgcacacttcttcagatacaatggtacctcaggttacagacgcttcaggttacagactctgctaacccagaaataacacttcaggttaagaactttgcttcaggataagaacagaaatcatgctctggcggcgcagcggcagcgggaggtcccattagctaaagtggtgcttcaggttaagaacagtttcaagttaagaatggacctccagaacgaattaagttcttaacccaaggtaccactgtacagagcagGAAATGTGACTCTATGAACCATAGACTACAGTGTAGCATACAGTAAACCCTGCTTAGATTAATGCCTAATGAAGCCCACCAGATCTTCCAAATACTAACACAATAAGAAGTTGATTGTATGCTCATATATTCACATGGACACATGGAGTCCCTTGCTGACTGCAACATCCAAGGGCAAGCATGTGAATGAGACATTGCAAATCAAATATTAAGTATTCTACCAGTGTATAGATTCTCCCTGCATTGAGCAACACCCTTCTCCCTTTGCATCAGCTGATAAGAGGGGAAAGCCATCCTGCGTAGTACTGGGTTTCTGCTTTGCACAACACTTCAAAGGCTCCACCAGCTGGTCCTCAGGTGCTTTGGGAGCTGCACCAGACAGGTTTGGGTCAAGCCCCACCCTTACCTGTATGACATCAGTTGTAGGGTAGGTGGACAGTGGCTTGCCCCAGACAGCCTCATAGGTCCTTCCAATATTGACCAACAACTAGCTGCAAGAAGATAACAAATTAGAGGTTTGAAATAACAACCCATTGCTTCAAAAATGGTTTTGCGGGGCTAATTCTGGAGGTTTCAGTAATTGCTGTCCTATCATTTTAGTAATTCCTGCAAAGACCAGAGTCCAAAACTGGGACACTTTTCCACAATCCATCACAGAAATTGGAATGAACCTGATtccttacatctccaacatagtCTCAAATATCTTCATTTGAAACAGTCTTATAGGGGGTCATATAATATTTATGCTATTTTTAATGCTTGTTCCCTCATAGTAGATGATATTGATTTAAATTGGAACTTTAACCATGTAGAATTCAAGCAATTTTTCTTCAATCAAAATATTCCGATCCGACTTCCACATTCGTTTCAGGCCCTCTGCAGAACTCATGTCAACACTAAGaagtaaaatataaatacaagACACCGAGCCCCGCTACTTGCCCTCAGAGATATGAAACAACAGCTCAAGTGGTGTGAGATCTTGCAGGGCTTGCTGCTTAATCCTGTCTAATAAAGAAACCTGCCTGATACCAACTCAACCAGGTTATGTCTCAGTCCTGTAGTCCTTTTCAAATGTGTTGGTAACGGTTGAGAGTCTGGATAAAAATCCTTTGAATGAAAGAAACCACCCAGCCTTCGGTCTTCACAATTGTGAGGGCACCTCAGTAgtgatttgtttattattaaaaatatttatagctcATCCTTTGTGTGAACTGATTCCAGGGTGAAGGGGCACACCATAAACACAGAAAAAGGTAGAATGGACACTACGGCTAGTTGTATTtagaaatacattttatttatttatttatttatttatttatttatttaatataagcTGCAATTCTCTTAAttgctaataataaaaatacagcacTTACTAAGAAACGCAGCTTGAAACAAACAAGTCTTTATTGTCCACCTGGCTTGTAAATAAACAGGGAATGGTGGGAAATCTGAAGGAGGCTTTTCTTCTAGTTCTGCTGGGAAGAGGGGtggttttcgttttgttttttaaaggctggccacctgccatggatgctttagttgagactcctgcattgcagggggttggactagatgaccctcgggggtccctcccgactctacaattccatgaataATGCACGCATCTGTGACCCAGCTTAGAAgccatacaaaaaaataaatggcaGCTACAGTCACAGAATAAGAAACAGACGAGCAAACGAGAAACCCCAGCATTAAAATTCAGCTCAGCTCAGGCAGCCAAAGAGCCGTACGCACAACTGAACTGAACCCGCCTCCTATGAGTTAAATCGACCGAGCGGCGGTTCCTAGAGCGGCCTggtctctttcccctcctcctcctcctcctcctcctctgctgtttAAAGGGGAAGCTCCTTTTGTCTGCGCTCGTCCCTTTCCAACCCCGTGGCTGCGGGAGAGGTAAGTCGGAGGAGCCCAAAGGTGCCTGCGGATCTCCCATAGCAGAGCAGCGTCCCCTTTATGTACACGGCTGGATAATGCCGCTTGCACACGCGACTGGGCACGTGTGCAGGGGTTGGGGGGTGTCAGGCAGAGCAAGCCCCTGCGCATTTTACCGAAGAGTAATCCCACTTAAACCCAGCGGGCTTAATTTCAAAGCACGTTTGCCTGTggttttcggtggggggggggacaatcccCTGTGCAttttactgagaagtaagcccACTTACTTTACTGAGAAGccctagggttagggttagggttcacTTAATTAAGTAGTGTGCATTTCCATGTGAAGGTGTATAAGCTTGCAGTCTCGCGTATTTATCCAGGATCAATCCCACAACTCGGTGGGGGCTtgacttccaagtaaacacaggtagaaccatagaatttgtagagttggaagggacccttgaggatcatctagtccagccccctgcaatgcaggaatatgcagctgccccttgTGGGGATCGAGCCTGCAACCTCGGTGTCATCAGCCccacgctgtaaccaactgagctctctAGTGAATGAGATCAGTACAGTTTATTGGCACCCTTTATTACAATCAGGGTGGCCAAATGCTAAGGAGAACAGGGTTCTGGCATCTTTAATGGTTGTacagaagaaggaatttcagcaggtgaagtgtcgggcttttttggggggggggtgcggtggggtaGGAAGTCAGAGAAAGGAGGCTCCCCCGTTGAACAATTGTGGGTTTGAactatttaaagtatttttttttttttttttgcacagcattGAAAAACAGCATCAAAACATCGTAATCCAGAATATTTATACATGGGTGATAGGTAACGTTAGTTAGAGTTGAAAACAGTTGATTTATTTAGGGCATTGATTTTAATGGCTTGAAATTATATGTCTCTGATAATGAAGAGGATTAAATATGAAGAGTTTCTCTTCCCAGCATGTTTTGACATAAGCCTGGCTGTGACTGCATTATGTACAGACTAACTTGGGAGTATGtgccacaatcctatgcatgtctctTCAGATGTGAATCCCATTGAAGAAGAGGAGATTAGAGAGAGCTAAATAAGtgatttttaaagattttttttatttcacacacaAACCAGACTAATGTGCAGTAATCTCCCCATATTTGGCAGTTTTTAAAACTTGGACCTTATAAAATCCAGCTTCAGAGCTTCCATAGCTAGCTCCCTTGGTATAGCTGAGAGAGAAGAGCAAAATTAGGAGTCTAATTACTAACCTTATAATCAGGATTGTGCATCATAGTAACCAATGAGCTATAATGATaggatttccttttttaaaaaattatgattGTGAATCTTGGGCTTACTTTATATTTTTTGTAcaatatactatactatactatactatactatactatactatactatactatactatactatactatactatactattaTTGGTTGCTTTGGTGAGGAGTGAAATGAGAGAGTGGCTTTGGTGAGGATGGTTGGTGGAAAAGTTAAGTGAGCAGGGGACAGAGTCTCATATTTGATTCATTACATGCTTTATTTTGTAGCTCAGTTAACATTATCATCAAGTCATCATATTTCAGGCATGATTCACACTgtcttctctcttccttccatcaGATAATGGAGATGTGAAGAATAATCTCAAGGTAGAAATGTCTGAACAACAGAAACAGATTGAGATATTGGTGAAACCACTGGATGAGAACATTTCTCAGTGCCATGCTAAAGCAGAAGCCGCTGAACAGCAACATGGATTGTTGAGACAACATGGGAAGCCCTTGGGGTTGGGAGTGGATGAGTCCACCCTGGGTGAGGAAAGCTTCAAGGACCAAAGCGAAATCTCGGCCCAGGGAAAGATGGAAAAAGACAAGGGACTAGTAattttagaagaagagaagaatgcAAACCTCGTTACTTGTGGGAGGAACCTTACGGCAGTGAAATTGTATGGATGCTCAGACGGTGGAAACTCCTCTTGTATGACCTCTGAAAATCAATGGGGTCATACTGCAAGAGAGGATATATACACATCATTGGACTTTGGAGACTCCTTTGGTATGGATGCTGTCTTTATCAAGCACACAGGAGACAAAACGTTTCAATGCTCGGACTGTGGGAAGAGCTGTGAAACAAAAAGCCAGTTGCTTGCACATATGAAGATGCACACAGGGGGAAACCCACTTAGATGCACCATctgtgcaaagagcttctctcagAACGGAGACCTCTCTATTAATGAGAGAATCCACACAGAAGACAAAAGGTTTGTGTGCTCAGGATGCAGTAAATCCTGCCCCAACAACACTGAACGTGGATGTCCCCAACCCCAGATAGAGGAGGAACCATATAAATGTTTAGACTGTGGGAGATCCTTCACTTTGAACTCTGACTTTCGTAAGCATCACAGAACCCACACGGGAGGGAAACCACATAAATGCCCAGACTGTGGCAAGACTTTTGATAAGAAATTTAAGCTAGTGACGCATGTGAGAAtccatactggggagaaaccttttaagtGTTTGGACTGTGGGAAAAGCTTTGCTCAGAAGGGAAACCTTGTGGTTCATGAGAGGAgccatactggggagaaaccatacaaGTGCTTGGATTGCGAGAAGTCCTTCAGTGTGAATGCAGACCTTATTAGACATCACAGAATACACACAGGGGAAAAGCCATTCAAATGCCCAGAGTGTGGGAAATTCTTCAGGACACACTCTGAAATGTTCAGACATCAGAGAACTCACCCAGGAAACAAACCATACGACTGCTGGGACTGTGGCAAAACCTTCAGTCAGGAAGCCCACCTCGTGGCACACCTGAgaatccacactggggagaagccctacaaatgCCCAGACTGTCGGCAAAGCTTTGCCCAGAAAGGGAACCTTATTCTTCATCAGAAGACCCACATGGAAGAGAAGCCGTATAAATGCTTGGACTGTGGGAAATCCTTCCGTGCAAAATCTAAGCTCATAGAGCATCAGAGGCTTCACACCGGGGAGATGCCCTATGATTGCTCAGACTGTGGCAAAAGCTTCAGCCGGAAAGGGAGCCTCCTTGCCCACATGCACTTCCATTCCGGGAAGAAGCCGTATGAATGCTCCATTTGTGGGAAATCCTTCATTATGAACTCCGATCTCCTTAGACATCAGAGAACTCACACCGGAGAGAAACCGTACAAGTGCTCAGATTGCGATAAAAGCTTTAGTCGGAAAGACGGCCTGCTCAAACACCTGGTAATCCATTCTGGGACAGAACTGCACATTCAGGAAAAGCCATACGAATGCTTGCACTGCGGCAGGAGTTACAATTACAAACAGAACCTCATTGTGCATAGGAGAACTCACACTGGAGAAAAGAGATTTAA is from Lacerta agilis isolate rLacAgi1 chromosome 2, rLacAgi1.pri, whole genome shotgun sequence and encodes:
- the LOC117042708 gene encoding zinc finger protein OZF-like — protein: MKMHTGGNPLRCTICAKSFSQNGDLSINERIHTEDKRFVCSGCSKSCPNNTERGCPQPQIEEEPYKCLDCGRSFTLNSDFRKHHRTHTGGKPHKCPDCGKTFDKKFKLVTHVRIHTGEKPFKCLDCGKSFAQKGNLVVHERSHTGEKPYKCLDCEKSFSVNADLIRHHRIHTGEKPFKCPECGKFFRTHSEMFRHQRTHPGNKPYDCWDCGKTFSQEAHLVAHLRIHTGEKPYKCPDCRQSFAQKGNLILHQKTHMEEKPYKCLDCGKSFRAKSKLIEHQRLHTGEMPYDCSDCGKSFSRKGSLLAHMHFHSGKKPYECSICGKSFIMNSDLLRHQRTHTGEKPYKCSDCDKSFSRKDGLLKHLVIHSGTELHIQEKPYECLHCGRSYNYKQNLIVHRRTHTGEKRFKCTDCGKTFNTNSELTKHRRMHTGEKPYKCSDCGKSFAQRGGLVAHKRTHTGEKPYKCTICGKCFSLSSCLIRHQQIHTGEKPYQCPDCGQCFTHKRNLVKHAGSHQEEKPYNSSDCGKSFGISYHLIQHQQIHSGEKPYTVVPRVK